In a genomic window of Candidatus Anaeroferrophillus wilburensis:
- the yfcE gene encoding phosphodiesterase: MKIGVISDTHGSASAWQQAVNGPFNDVDFVFHAGDVLYHGSRNPFPFGYQTSELADLLNSSPVPMLIAKGNCDSDVDQTVLNYPLQPVVFAQLEGVRFCVMHGDSGGLADLLRQGHRFQADFLITGHSHIRRLAKENSLIHINPGSAALPKDHINGSVAVVDSLQRTVAIIDLETGESLQHLTFSPR; encoded by the coding sequence ATGAAGATTGGGGTTATCAGTGATACGCATGGCTCAGCATCTGCCTGGCAGCAAGCGGTGAACGGCCCTTTTAATGATGTTGATTTTGTTTTTCATGCCGGAGATGTCCTTTATCATGGCTCACGCAACCCGTTTCCTTTCGGCTATCAGACCAGTGAACTTGCCGATCTGCTGAACAGCAGTCCGGTGCCCATGCTCATAGCCAAGGGAAATTGTGATTCTGATGTGGATCAGACAGTGCTTAATTATCCTTTGCAGCCGGTTGTATTCGCCCAGCTGGAAGGGGTGAGGTTTTGTGTTATGCATGGGGATTCAGGGGGGCTGGCTGATTTGTTGCGCCAGGGACATCGATTCCAGGCGGATTTCCTGATTACCGGCCACTCCCACATCCGCCGGTTGGCAAAAGAAAATTCCCTGATCCATATCAACCCCGGTTCCGCAGCCCTGCCCAAGGACCATATCAACGGTTCGGTGGCAGTGGTGGACAGCCTGCAGCGTACCGTTGCCATTATTGACCTGGAAACCGGAGAATCGTTACAGCACCTTACCTTTTCCCCCCGCTGA
- the lpxD gene encoding UDP-3-O-(3-hydroxymyristoyl)glucosamine N-acyltransferase yields MPAKQTNFSVTLAELAAHVDGELLSADPGWRVTGIAPLQEAGPQDVTFFHDRKLAALLPACRAGVVIVAEQCPACGRPQIIVPRPDLTMICILELFYPPKVYGSGVARGAFVAASAKLGEQVFVAPGAYVGEGTIIHDGVVLCPGVVVGDRCVVGAGSILYPNVTMYDGCRIGQRCRIHAGTVIGSDGYAFTRDGEQHRKIPQVGIVEIGDDVELGANNTIDRAALTVTRIANGVKTDNLVHIAHNVEIGEHSLLVAQVGIAGSTKIGRSVILAGQAGITGHVTIGDSAIVGPQAGVSRDIAPGEVVSGSPQMPHRDWLKAAGLYAKLPEMRKKMRQLEHEMAVLKQRLSLMDGDDND; encoded by the coding sequence GTGCCGGCAAAGCAAACAAACTTTTCCGTTACCCTGGCTGAACTCGCTGCCCATGTCGACGGGGAACTGCTGTCTGCCGACCCCGGTTGGCGGGTTACCGGTATTGCCCCGCTGCAGGAGGCCGGGCCGCAGGATGTAACGTTTTTCCACGACCGCAAGCTGGCTGCGTTGCTGCCGGCATGCCGGGCCGGGGTGGTTATTGTTGCGGAACAGTGCCCTGCGTGCGGGCGGCCGCAGATCATTGTTCCCCGCCCTGATCTGACCATGATCTGCATTCTTGAACTGTTTTACCCCCCCAAGGTCTACGGTTCAGGGGTAGCCAGGGGAGCTTTTGTTGCCGCCAGTGCCAAACTGGGGGAACAGGTATTCGTAGCTCCGGGGGCATATGTCGGTGAGGGAACAATTATTCATGACGGCGTCGTTCTCTGCCCAGGTGTGGTGGTTGGTGATCGCTGTGTTGTCGGTGCCGGCTCCATTCTCTATCCCAATGTGACCATGTATGACGGCTGCCGCATCGGCCAACGGTGCCGGATTCATGCCGGTACTGTCATTGGCAGTGATGGCTATGCTTTTACCCGTGATGGCGAACAGCACCGTAAAATTCCCCAGGTGGGGATTGTGGAAATCGGCGATGATGTGGAACTCGGGGCTAATAATACCATTGACCGGGCGGCGTTGACGGTAACCCGCATCGCCAACGGTGTGAAGACGGACAACCTGGTCCATATTGCCCATAATGTGGAGATCGGCGAACACTCCCTGTTGGTTGCCCAGGTGGGCATTGCCGGCAGCACCAAGATTGGCAGAAGTGTTATTCTGGCCGGCCAGGCCGGGATAACCGGGCATGTTACCATTGGCGATAGTGCCATCGTTGGTCCCCAGGCCGGAGTCAGCCGGGATATTGCCCCCGGAGAGGTGGTTTCCGGGTCGCCGCAGATGCCGCACCGCGATTGGCTGAAAGCCGCAGGATTGTATGCCAAACTGCCGGAGATGCGAAAAAAAATGCGTCAACTCGAGCACGAAATGGCCGTATTGAAACAACGGCTATCCCTGATGGATGGTGATGACAATGATTGA
- the bamA gene encoding outer membrane protein assembly factor BamA encodes MIRRSLLFTCVSLFCFFAFLLIPGVTGAADVDYNGLVVADVVVLGNQKVAKNTILDKMKTRPGEQFSDAQLDADLKVIYALGFFDNIIMNLKPVNGRVEVAVVVVEKPSVASIDINGNRKIKRKDLLKEITVRTFAILSQERISESEEKIRTFYHDKGFYSVTVRSKTVAAGKNRVKVVFTINEGRKSYIKKIRFNGNDAFSDWRLRREIQTKTYSFFLTWATDSGILKQEMLDQDVRMLKSYYLSKGYVQAKISKPKITLSDNKKWIYLDFDVEEGKIFTLGAIDIDDADLAQEMKEKILKVLKGKQGEVFSNLNLHDDIETLTTYYADQGYAFVDVNPLTKVDGESRKVDITYAIDRGKQFRFGRIEINGNDKTRDKVIRRELRFAEGELFSSSRLKRSRERLTNTQFFSEADIKTEPADNDLMDVEVSVIEGQTGSFSVGLGYSTVDSIIGMAGITKKNFLGKGWDMAFNMEIAGSRSRYSISLTDPYFLDIPLQAGFSIYNEEIEYDAYDTKQQGMSVHFGKPIDEYTSWSAGYRWEKVDIFNINYYASDYIRDEEGKTTTSQVFLSLIRDKRDNYFFPRRGYRLKGTAVLAGGPLGFDNQYYKFILEAHKFFPLHWDSALHLRSILGYADGYGGEDLPLYERFYVGGMNSVRGFDFGEAGPEDRLGDVIGGTKELILGVEWIFPLVKSMGLNGLIFYDAGKAYDDNEMYDFDLRHSVGFGIRWKSPMGPLRIEWGFNLSPEDDEKDHVWDFSVGAFF; translated from the coding sequence GTGATTCGTCGATCCCTGTTGTTCACGTGTGTCAGTTTGTTTTGTTTTTTTGCTTTTCTGCTGATTCCGGGTGTCACTGGTGCTGCCGATGTTGACTATAATGGTCTGGTGGTCGCCGATGTCGTGGTCTTGGGGAATCAGAAAGTTGCCAAAAATACCATCCTTGACAAGATGAAAACCCGTCCCGGAGAGCAGTTCTCCGATGCTCAGCTCGATGCGGATTTGAAAGTCATCTATGCGCTTGGTTTTTTTGACAATATTATCATGAATCTGAAGCCGGTCAACGGCCGGGTTGAAGTAGCTGTCGTCGTCGTGGAAAAACCTTCGGTTGCCTCAATTGATATCAACGGCAACCGGAAGATCAAACGCAAGGACCTGCTGAAAGAGATAACCGTCCGCACCTTCGCCATCTTAAGCCAGGAGAGAATCAGTGAAAGTGAGGAGAAAATTCGCACCTTCTACCATGACAAGGGCTTTTACTCGGTCACTGTGCGTTCGAAAACGGTTGCTGCCGGCAAGAATCGGGTAAAGGTTGTTTTTACCATCAACGAGGGGCGTAAAAGTTATATCAAAAAAATCAGGTTTAATGGCAATGATGCTTTCAGCGACTGGCGGTTGCGGCGCGAGATCCAGACAAAAACCTATTCATTCTTTTTAACCTGGGCTACTGACTCCGGTATTTTGAAGCAGGAAATGCTGGACCAGGATGTCCGGATGTTGAAATCCTATTATTTGAGCAAAGGCTATGTTCAGGCAAAAATAAGCAAGCCGAAAATCACCCTGAGCGACAATAAAAAATGGATCTATCTTGATTTTGATGTCGAGGAAGGGAAAATCTTCACCCTCGGTGCCATTGATATCGATGACGCTGATCTCGCCCAGGAGATGAAGGAGAAAATTCTCAAGGTTCTCAAGGGAAAACAAGGGGAGGTTTTCAGCAACCTCAATCTGCATGATGATATCGAAACGCTGACTACCTATTATGCTGATCAGGGATATGCTTTTGTCGATGTCAACCCGCTGACCAAGGTTGACGGTGAAAGCCGTAAGGTGGATATTACCTATGCCATCGACCGGGGTAAACAGTTTCGTTTCGGCCGGATTGAGATCAACGGCAATGACAAAACCAGGGATAAAGTGATTCGTCGGGAATTGCGCTTTGCCGAAGGAGAGCTGTTCAGTTCATCCCGGTTGAAACGAAGCCGTGAGCGGTTGACCAATACCCAGTTTTTTTCCGAGGCGGATATCAAGACCGAGCCGGCCGACAATGATTTGATGGATGTGGAGGTCAGTGTTATCGAGGGGCAGACCGGCTCCTTCAGTGTTGGTCTTGGTTACAGCACGGTCGACTCAATCATCGGCATGGCCGGCATCACCAAGAAAAATTTTCTTGGCAAAGGCTGGGACATGGCGTTCAATATGGAAATTGCCGGCAGTCGAAGCCGTTATAGCATCAGTCTGACAGATCCCTACTTCCTTGATATTCCTCTCCAGGCCGGATTCTCGATCTACAACGAGGAGATTGAGTATGATGCCTATGATACCAAGCAGCAGGGGATGAGTGTTCATTTCGGCAAACCCATTGATGAGTATACCAGCTGGAGCGCCGGCTACCGCTGGGAAAAGGTGGATATCTTTAACATCAATTATTATGCTTCTGATTATATCCGCGACGAGGAGGGGAAGACGACCACCAGCCAGGTCTTTTTGAGCCTTATTCGTGACAAGCGTGACAACTATTTCTTTCCCCGACGCGGCTACCGGTTGAAAGGTACTGCAGTATTGGCCGGAGGGCCGCTGGGCTTTGACAACCAGTATTATAAGTTTATTCTTGAAGCGCATAAGTTCTTTCCCCTCCATTGGGACAGTGCCCTGCACCTGCGCAGCATTCTGGGCTATGCTGATGGTTACGGCGGCGAAGACCTGCCCCTTTATGAACGATTTTATGTCGGCGGCATGAATTCGGTTCGGGGGTTTGATTTCGGTGAAGCGGGACCTGAGGACAGGCTGGGAGATGTGATTGGCGGCACCAAGGAGCTGATTCTCGGGGTTGAATGGATTTTCCCTCTGGTTAAAAGTATGGGGTTGAATGGCTTGATTTTTTATGATGCCGGCAAAGCCTATGACGATAATGAGATGTATGATTTTGATTTGCGCCATAGTGTCGGGTTTGGGATTCGCTGGAAATCTCCCATGGGACCGCTGCGCATCGAGTGGGGTTTCAACCTGAGTCCTGAAGATGATGAAAAGGATCATGTCTGGGATTTTTCAGTGGGGGCGTTCTTCTAA
- the fabZ gene encoding 3-hydroxyacyl-ACP dehydratase FabZ, which produces MIDIVKIMSYLPHRYPFLLIDRVLEMVPDKTITALKNVTINEPFFVGHFPGNPVMPGVLIVEAMAQAGGLLALYSEGIELGSDTDAKVYFLGIDKARFRKPVTPGDSLRLEIRILQHRGKIWKIHGEAKVGETLMAEAEMIASIA; this is translated from the coding sequence ATGATTGATATTGTAAAGATCATGAGCTACCTGCCGCACCGTTACCCTTTTTTGCTCATTGACCGGGTTTTGGAGATGGTGCCGGATAAAACCATAACCGCCTTGAAAAATGTAACCATCAATGAGCCGTTTTTCGTCGGTCATTTTCCCGGCAACCCGGTGATGCCCGGGGTGTTGATTGTTGAGGCCATGGCCCAGGCCGGCGGTCTGCTGGCGTTGTACAGTGAGGGAATAGAGTTGGGCAGCGACACGGATGCCAAAGTCTATTTTCTCGGTATTGATAAGGCGCGCTTTCGCAAGCCGGTAACTCCCGGTGATTCTCTCAGACTGGAAATAAGGATTCTCCAGCACCGGGGTAAAATCTGGAAAATTCATGGTGAAGCCAAGGTTGGGGAAACACTGATGGCCGAAGCTGAGATGATTGCCAGTATTGCCTAA
- a CDS encoding alpha/beta fold hydrolase translates to MACIVFLFTSFVLLVFVFRLFAYLVRWLEISNRPDFQLPCRSPSAWLPASLSAAQILALVMELASSFYMVVAWLIGFPKNFWLKSRKPCHSLLRKKESPVVVLVPGYLMNGTTLWVLSQRLKRDGFQVLVFEPGNIMHSIDRHARDLGDFVKAVVPRNGLLVLIGHSMGGLICRQYAARYAEDYTVTSIITLGTPHRGTMLWSLGIGAAAHDLRPGSTFLKQLNSLGSPEHPRQWVSLASDFDELVIPNEYADFPGGEQLHVSLIGHFRLVLSAGVYRIIRGYLP, encoded by the coding sequence ATGGCCTGTATAGTGTTTCTCTTTACCAGCTTTGTCCTGCTGGTGTTTGTCTTCCGTCTGTTTGCCTATCTGGTTCGCTGGCTGGAAATCAGCAACCGGCCAGACTTTCAGCTTCCTTGCCGGTCACCATCCGCCTGGCTGCCGGCCTCTCTTTCCGCTGCCCAGATTTTGGCCTTGGTGATGGAGTTGGCCAGCAGCTTTTACATGGTTGTTGCCTGGCTGATCGGCTTTCCCAAAAATTTCTGGCTGAAAAGCAGAAAACCCTGCCATTCCCTACTGCGCAAGAAGGAATCGCCTGTGGTGGTCCTGGTTCCCGGCTACCTGATGAATGGGACGACCTTGTGGGTACTCTCGCAGCGGTTGAAACGTGATGGTTTCCAGGTGCTGGTTTTTGAACCAGGAAACATCATGCACTCCATTGACCGGCATGCGCGGGATCTCGGTGATTTTGTCAAGGCAGTCGTGCCCAGAAATGGGTTGCTGGTGCTTATTGGCCACAGTATGGGGGGCTTGATCTGCCGCCAGTATGCCGCCCGGTATGCTGAAGATTACACTGTAACAAGCATCATCACCCTGGGCACTCCCCATCGGGGAACGATGCTCTGGTCGCTTGGTATTGGTGCTGCAGCTCATGATCTGCGTCCAGGTTCTACGTTTTTAAAGCAATTGAACTCACTTGGCAGTCCTGAACATCCCCGGCAATGGGTTTCCCTGGCTTCCGACTTTGATGAACTGGTGATTCCCAATGAATATGCCGATTTCCCCGGGGGTGAGCAGCTGCACGTTTCCCTGATTGGCCATTTCAGGCTGGTATTGAGTGCCGGTGTCTACCGCATTATCCGTGGCTATCTTCCCTGA
- a CDS encoding Gfo/Idh/MocA family oxidoreductase yields MTDSEKIVKVGVVGVGHLGRYHVQKYAALPGAELVGISDLDQPRAAELAGQYHARVFADLDELCSQVDAVSVVVPTVDHCRVASRFLAAGVHVLLEKPIAATLAEARELVAMADSRRVVLQVGHLERFNPVFTAAAKKITAPRFLEVHRLSPFTFRSVDIDVILDLMIHDIDLVLSLVKSPIRDIYAVGVPVLSHQVDIANVRIHFANGAVCNLTASRVSVQRERKIRLFQQDTYFSLDLGNFSLIECAKKEFDYSAPIPAIDLHKEEFPDSDSLMLEIESFLHAVRHHEQPVVSGRDGLAALEVAFLVKEAIAGQTAGSWPG; encoded by the coding sequence ATGACCGATAGCGAAAAAATTGTCAAAGTCGGCGTTGTTGGTGTTGGCCACCTGGGTCGTTACCATGTGCAGAAATATGCTGCTCTGCCGGGTGCTGAGCTGGTTGGCATCAGTGATCTCGATCAGCCGCGGGCCGCGGAGCTGGCCGGCCAGTATCATGCCAGGGTGTTTGCGGATCTGGATGAGTTGTGTTCCCAGGTTGATGCGGTATCGGTGGTGGTGCCGACCGTTGATCATTGCCGGGTGGCTTCCCGGTTTTTAGCTGCCGGTGTCCACGTGCTGCTGGAAAAACCCATTGCTGCTACGCTAGCTGAAGCCAGGGAACTCGTTGCCATGGCTGACAGCCGGCGGGTGGTTCTGCAGGTCGGTCATCTGGAGCGCTTCAACCCGGTGTTCACCGCCGCAGCAAAAAAGATTACCGCTCCCCGTTTTCTTGAAGTTCATCGATTGTCACCTTTTACCTTCCGCAGTGTTGATATTGATGTCATCCTTGACCTGATGATCCATGATATTGATCTGGTTCTCAGTCTGGTCAAAAGCCCCATTCGTGATATTTATGCCGTTGGCGTTCCCGTGTTGTCCCACCAGGTGGATATTGCCAACGTCAGAATCCATTTCGCCAATGGTGCAGTCTGTAATCTTACCGCCAGCCGGGTATCGGTGCAGCGGGAACGGAAAATCAGGCTGTTCCAGCAGGATACCTACTTTTCACTTGATTTGGGAAATTTTTCCCTCATTGAGTGTGCGAAAAAGGAGTTTGATTATTCTGCTCCCATTCCGGCTATTGATCTCCATAAGGAGGAGTTCCCCGACTCTGACTCCCTGATGCTGGAAATAGAATCATTTCTGCACGCAGTACGCCATCATGAGCAACCGGTAGTTTCCGGCAGGGATGGCCTGGCGGCACTGGAAGTGGCCTTTCTGGTGAAGGAGGCGATTGCCGGGCAGACTGCCGGTTCATGGCCGGGGTGA
- a CDS encoding OmpH family outer membrane protein: protein MVRHKILTVMLVVGFILTVCPFVGATDNEHVTKIAYIDLQKVMALSEEGKQARESLEKKRAEMGKLIQEKKNQLDQVKEELERQGMMLSKEARAEKEAEYQKEVRDFKRYVADSEEELKKTYEELTKAILQDLEKVVVQVGQEGKYTMILGRQESAIFYADKKVDISQQVIDAYNAWKQQPAPKK, encoded by the coding sequence ATGGTGCGTCATAAGATATTGACAGTGATGCTGGTAGTGGGCTTTATCCTGACTGTTTGTCCTTTCGTCGGTGCTACTGATAATGAGCATGTGACGAAAATAGCCTATATTGATCTGCAGAAGGTTATGGCTTTGTCTGAAGAGGGGAAGCAGGCCCGGGAATCGCTGGAGAAAAAGCGGGCGGAGATGGGCAAGTTGATTCAAGAGAAAAAAAATCAGCTTGATCAGGTGAAGGAAGAACTTGAACGCCAGGGAATGATGCTCAGCAAGGAAGCCCGGGCAGAGAAAGAGGCTGAGTACCAGAAAGAGGTGCGGGATTTTAAACGGTATGTCGCCGACTCTGAGGAAGAGCTGAAGAAGACCTATGAAGAGCTGACCAAGGCAATTCTCCAGGATCTGGAAAAGGTTGTGGTCCAGGTGGGTCAGGAAGGCAAGTATACCATGATCCTTGGCCGGCAGGAGAGTGCAATTTTCTATGCTGACAAAAAGGTTGATATTTCCCAGCAGGTTATTGATGCCTACAATGCCTGGAAACAGCAGCCTGCACCGAAAAAATAG
- the lpxA gene encoding acyl-ACP--UDP-N-acetylglucosamine O-acyltransferase — translation MATIHPTAIISPAASLADDVTVGPYTVIDGEVVIGQGTVVDHHVTIAGQTTIGSGCRIYPYALVGTDPQDLKYRGGDSALTIGDQTVIREYVTVSRGTPTGGGITRVGSNTFFMAYCHVAHDCQIGNQVIMANGATLAGHILIEDQAIIGGLAAIHQFCRIGCHAMIAGMAGVSQDVPPYCMASGNHSRLYGLNLIGLRRQGFSRETISALKKTFRILFRTSGLNLNKAMAQVESELPPLPEITHMLDFIRGTERGICRKS, via the coding sequence GTGGCTACAATTCATCCCACGGCCATCATCTCACCGGCGGCATCCCTTGCCGATGATGTGACCGTCGGACCGTATACCGTTATTGACGGTGAAGTGGTCATCGGTCAAGGTACGGTTGTTGACCATCACGTTACCATCGCCGGCCAAACGACCATCGGCAGCGGGTGTCGGATATACCCCTATGCCCTGGTAGGTACCGATCCCCAGGATCTTAAGTACCGGGGTGGTGACAGTGCGTTGACCATTGGTGACCAGACAGTCATCCGGGAGTATGTGACCGTCAGTCGGGGAACACCAACCGGTGGTGGAATTACCAGGGTTGGGAGTAACACTTTTTTTATGGCCTACTGTCATGTGGCCCATGACTGCCAAATCGGCAACCAGGTTATTATGGCCAACGGGGCGACCCTGGCGGGCCATATTCTGATTGAAGACCAGGCGATCATCGGCGGCTTGGCTGCTATTCATCAGTTTTGTCGCATTGGTTGTCATGCGATGATTGCCGGTATGGCCGGGGTCAGTCAGGATGTGCCGCCTTATTGTATGGCTTCCGGCAACCACTCCCGCCTCTATGGTTTAAATCTCATCGGCCTGCGGCGCCAGGGTTTTTCCCGCGAAACCATTTCAGCCTTGAAAAAAACCTTTCGCATTCTTTTCCGGACGTCGGGGTTGAATCTGAACAAAGCGATGGCGCAGGTGGAAAGCGAACTGCCTCCCTTGCCGGAGATTACCCATATGTTGGACTTTATTCGTGGTACTGAACGGGGTATTTGTCGAAAGTCATAA
- a CDS encoding lysophospholipid acyltransferase family protein: MSDHRLFQPRYWPIWFAVPCILASGLLPLPVLWGLGTALGRLAYHLAGSRRRIARRNIELCFPELSAKEIDQLTKKHFSCLGLGLLTTGMNWGISRRRLKKLVHFYNRSYYDQALAEKRNIILLAPHFLGLELGGLAIGMEREALSLYKKLHNPVVDHLVRRGRTHFGGVLLERNAPLRPLIRLLRQGLPFYYLPDQSPGGQGLFVPFFGIPTATFPMLSRFAQLADAVVIPCFTRFMPYGRGLEIIFGPPLNPFPTGDLLADTTLMNQTIEEGIRLMPEQYFWVHRRFKRRPEGEPPLYDQQLLKRKVKRKKHPRVEAAGSNKKNSAGGKGKVL; encoded by the coding sequence ATGTCTGACCACCGGCTCTTCCAACCTCGCTATTGGCCCATCTGGTTCGCCGTACCCTGCATTCTGGCATCAGGGCTGCTGCCTTTGCCGGTGCTCTGGGGCCTGGGAACTGCATTGGGACGCCTGGCCTATCACCTGGCCGGCAGTCGGCGGCGCATCGCCCGGCGGAACATCGAGCTGTGCTTTCCCGAACTTTCAGCCAAAGAGATCGACCAGCTGACAAAAAAACACTTCTCCTGTCTCGGACTGGGGTTGTTAACCACCGGCATGAACTGGGGAATCTCCCGCCGGCGTCTCAAAAAACTGGTCCACTTTTACAACCGCAGTTATTATGACCAGGCGTTGGCTGAAAAACGCAACATCATCCTCCTGGCACCCCATTTTCTCGGCCTTGAACTCGGGGGGCTGGCCATCGGCATGGAAAGGGAAGCGCTCAGTCTGTATAAAAAACTGCACAACCCGGTGGTTGACCACCTGGTACGCCGGGGACGTACCCATTTCGGCGGCGTATTGCTTGAGCGCAACGCCCCTTTACGACCCTTGATTCGCCTTTTGCGCCAGGGGTTGCCCTTTTATTATCTGCCGGACCAGAGCCCCGGCGGCCAGGGACTCTTTGTGCCGTTTTTCGGCATTCCGACCGCGACCTTCCCCATGCTCAGTCGTTTTGCCCAACTGGCTGACGCGGTGGTCATCCCCTGCTTCACCAGATTTATGCCCTATGGCCGGGGATTGGAAATCATTTTTGGCCCACCGCTTAATCCGTTCCCCACCGGTGACCTGCTGGCTGACACCACCTTGATGAATCAAACCATTGAAGAGGGCATTCGCCTGATGCCGGAACAGTATTTCTGGGTCCATCGACGCTTTAAGCGCCGGCCTGAAGGGGAGCCCCCCTTGTATGACCAACAGCTGCTGAAACGGAAAGTCAAGCGGAAGAAACATCCAAGGGTGGAAGCTGCAGGAAGCAACAAAAAAAATTCAGCGGGGGGAAAAGGTAAGGTGCTGTAA
- the lpxB gene encoding lipid-A-disaccharide synthase, giving the protein MPGRLPVHGRGEHDFTRGRQVGMNRNPAVKICIISGEDSGDFHGARLARAIRELLPDVQLDGVGGAQMAAAGVSLIFPSSRLAVVGITEVIARLPAVYEGWRAIKTYLAQERPNLVVLIDFPDFNLQLIAPQVKKLHLPLVYYISPQVWAWRRGRVKKIQSLVDRMLVILPFEEEFYRRYGVEVTYVGHPLVDEFAHFQLLPRRQRPFIALLPGSRTTEVRRLLPEMLEAARVIRRTHSGQQFILPLAPSMDKKLVAALLPPDADTWLTLVREPLSTCLQHVFFAVVTSGTATLETALAGVPMVVVYRVGRLSYEIGKRLISVPHISLVNLVAGNEVVPELIQSEVLGQTIAGTALAIIDDPERYEQMAMALASVRQKLGAAGGSRKAATEVIRCLPSGAH; this is encoded by the coding sequence TTGCCGGGCAGACTGCCGGTTCATGGCCGGGGTGAACACGATTTTACCAGGGGGCGGCAAGTAGGTATGAACCGCAATCCAGCAGTGAAAATATGTATCATTTCCGGCGAAGATTCAGGCGATTTTCATGGCGCCAGGCTGGCCAGGGCGATCAGGGAACTCCTTCCCGATGTACAACTGGACGGGGTCGGTGGTGCACAAATGGCTGCCGCCGGCGTTTCCCTGATATTTCCCTCTTCCCGGCTGGCTGTCGTCGGCATCACCGAGGTTATTGCCCGCTTGCCGGCTGTCTATGAAGGCTGGCGGGCGATAAAAACCTATCTGGCTCAGGAACGGCCAAATCTGGTTGTTCTGATTGACTTTCCCGACTTCAACCTCCAGCTTATCGCCCCGCAGGTGAAAAAGCTTCATCTTCCTCTGGTCTACTATATCAGCCCCCAAGTCTGGGCGTGGCGCCGGGGGCGGGTGAAGAAAATCCAGTCGCTGGTTGACCGGATGCTGGTTATTCTCCCCTTTGAAGAGGAATTTTACCGGCGCTACGGGGTGGAGGTGACCTATGTGGGTCATCCGTTGGTGGATGAATTTGCCCATTTTCAGCTCCTGCCCCGTCGCCAAAGGCCCTTTATTGCCTTGTTGCCCGGTAGTCGAACCACGGAAGTACGCCGCCTGCTGCCGGAGATGCTGGAAGCGGCACGGGTGATCCGAAGAACCCACTCCGGACAGCAGTTTATCCTTCCCCTGGCGCCATCAATGGATAAAAAACTGGTTGCCGCCCTGCTGCCGCCAGATGCTGATACATGGTTGACCTTGGTTCGTGAACCGCTGTCGACCTGCCTGCAGCATGTTTTTTTTGCCGTGGTTACTTCGGGAACTGCAACCCTGGAAACTGCCCTTGCCGGGGTGCCAATGGTGGTTGTCTACCGGGTTGGCAGGCTTTCGTACGAGATAGGTAAGCGGTTGATCTCTGTACCGCATATCAGTTTGGTGAATTTGGTAGCCGGCAATGAAGTGGTTCCGGAGCTGATTCAATCTGAGGTTCTGGGGCAGACGATCGCTGGCACCGCACTGGCAATTATTGATGATCCGGAGCGTTATGAGCAGATGGCCATGGCGTTGGCGAGCGTCCGGCAGAAACTTGGCGCTGCCGGTGGCAGCAGGAAGGCGGCAACTGAGGTTATTCGCTGCCTGCCTTCGGGGGCTCACTAG